AGAAGTCTTTATCCGACACCGTGAGGCTGAAAGTATCCGGGGTTGGCGTCCTTTTCATGATTTCCTCTGGCACCCCCAGATACTCGCCCAGTTGATAAATCTGAAGTTTGTAGAGATGGCAGACCCCTTCGATATCGGTTCCGCCGTCGCCATACTTGCAATAGTCGCCAAGGATAAACTCGGTCTTATTGGTCGTGCCTGCCACCAGGTAATTGTTCTGGTCGCCCCAGTAATAAAGGGCAATCATTCGGGCGCGAATTTTGACATTCGCCGCCGCCGTTATCGCCAGAAACTCCTTCTTCCCCAGACGTTTCTCTTTCTGGTTCCCTCTGCCGTCGTCAATCCGCAGAGTGTAGTAATTGAAGCGGTCAACCTCGAGAAGATTCTGCGGCAGATGAATATTGAACTTGTGGGTGGCGCTGTCATATTCGGGGAAGATGCTTCTTATAACTTCATCCCGATTCCGATATGCCCCGTAACTCTCCACCACCTGGGTCAAATCGACAGTGCGATGCGCAATCCCCAGTTTGTCGATAAGTTTCCTGGCGAATTCCGCCGATTGCGGATTTGAATCCTTTTCCGGCAAAATCAATCCGAGCACATTTTCCTTGCCTACCGCCCGCACCGCCAGTGATGCCACTACTGCGGAATCGATACCACCGCTGATGCCGACAATTATCCCGTCCCGTTTCGGGACCCCTTTCACCGCCTTGCGCATGAACTCAATCGCAATTTCGGCTTCTTTGACCGGGTCGATACGAAGTAATTCCTTGTCGAACTTCATACCTGTTCCTTTCCAATTCTATTTATCTGCCACTTTGATTTATCAATTGAAGTTTATTTACTTTGCCCGATTTATATTTGGGAAGCGCCTCTACGAAATCGACATACTTCGGTATCTTGTAATCTGCCAATTTAGCCCGGCAGTACACCTGAATCTCCTTTTTATCCGCGGTCGCTCCCTCCTTCAAAACAATAACCGCCTTTATTGCCTCACCCAGAATATCATCTTTCACCCCGAAGACAGTCGCCTCGGCGATTTTCTCGTTCTCCAGAATGCACTCTTCCACTTCCTTGGCGCTGACCCGGTTTCCCCCCGCTTTAATAATCTCCTTCTTCCGCCCCACAATGTAAAAATACCCTTCTTCATCTTTCCGCGCCAGGT
The Candidatus Zixiibacteriota bacterium DNA segment above includes these coding regions:
- the nadE gene encoding NAD(+) synthase — translated: MKFDKELLRIDPVKEAEIAIEFMRKAVKGVPKRDGIIVGISGGIDSAVVASLAVRAVGKENVLGLILPEKDSNPQSAEFARKLIDKLGIAHRTVDLTQVVESYGAYRNRDEVIRSIFPEYDSATHKFNIHLPQNLLEVDRFNYYTLRIDDGRGNQKEKRLGKKEFLAITAAANVKIRARMIALYYWGDQNNYLVAGTTNKTEFILGDYCKYGDGGTDIEGVCHLYKLQIYQLGEYLGVPEEIMKRTPTPDTFSLTVSDKDFYFCLPFEILDPLLFAWEYKINISDVVKGLGLSKEQVLRAYRDFESKHTSTEHIRQLALSMERDWGRYLKTGRTQPAKKSAATKKKATKAAGAKPKSKAKGKVKPKGKKKR